A region of Chloroflexota bacterium DNA encodes the following proteins:
- a CDS encoding SCO1664 family protein codes for MPASHLEPHTTVEIIDTLSHGQIDLQGLLPWSTNYTFLGVVTRGEVQLLAVYKPCAGERPLWDFPTGTLCQREVAAYCVSAALGWDLVPPTVLREGPHGPGSVQLFIDCDAEQHYFTLKESHRETFKMMAIFDALLNNTDRKGGHCLIDRNGKVWAIDHGVTFHPEPKLRTVIWDYAGESIPPKLLEDMASMQAQLEQHGTVADRLAELLSADEIQAFEGRLAELLEAGRFPEPNSDWYTVPWPPV; via the coding sequence ATGCCCGCATCGCACCTCGAACCGCACACGACCGTCGAAATCATCGACACGCTATCCCACGGGCAGATCGACCTTCAGGGGTTGCTGCCCTGGAGCACCAATTACACGTTCCTGGGCGTCGTGACGCGCGGCGAGGTGCAGCTACTGGCCGTGTACAAGCCGTGCGCCGGAGAGCGGCCGCTGTGGGACTTCCCGACCGGCACGCTCTGCCAGCGCGAGGTTGCCGCGTATTGCGTGTCGGCCGCGCTCGGCTGGGACCTGGTGCCGCCGACCGTCCTGCGCGAGGGGCCACACGGGCCGGGCTCGGTGCAGCTGTTCATCGACTGCGACGCCGAGCAACACTACTTCACGCTCAAGGAATCGCACCGCGAGACGTTTAAGATGATGGCCATCTTCGACGCGTTACTGAACAACACCGACCGCAAGGGCGGCCACTGCCTGATCGACCGCAACGGCAAAGTCTGGGCCATCGATCACGGCGTGACGTTCCACCCGGAGCCGAAGCTGCGCACGGTGATCTGGGACTACGCGGGCGAGTCGATTCCGCCGAAACTGCTTGAGGACATGGCATCGATGCAGGCGCAGTTGGAGCAGCACGGCACCGTTGCCGACCGGCTGGCCGAACTGCTGTCCGCCGATGAAATCCAGGCGTTCGAAGGCCGGCTGGCCGAACTGCTGGAAGCGGGCAGGTTCCCGGAGCCCAATTCGGACTGGTACACGGTACCCTGGCCGCCGGTTTAG
- a CDS encoding DUF3090 domain-containing protein: MPQLLYDFNPVSDVVVDAIGEPGHRTFYLQGRQGRSTVTVIIEKLQAQALADGIDELLEKLGEPPNTSKAELSLDEPLEPLFRVAQIGLGHDERTDRLVIIAYDSPDGDEDDAEASGAVRFWMSRDQARALAAHARIVCAGGRPTCVLCGNPIDAEGHFCPKRNGH, encoded by the coding sequence ATGCCGCAACTTCTGTACGACTTCAATCCGGTCAGCGACGTCGTCGTGGACGCAATCGGCGAACCGGGACACCGCACTTTCTATCTGCAGGGCCGCCAGGGCCGCTCCACCGTCACCGTCATCATCGAGAAGTTACAGGCACAGGCGCTGGCCGACGGAATTGACGAGCTGCTCGAGAAGCTCGGCGAGCCGCCCAACACAAGTAAGGCGGAACTGTCGCTGGACGAGCCGCTCGAACCGCTGTTTCGCGTCGCGCAGATCGGCCTCGGACACGACGAGCGCACCGACCGGCTGGTCATCATCGCCTACGATTCGCCCGACGGCGACGAGGACGACGCCGAAGCGTCCGGCGCCGTGCGTTTCTGGATGAGCCGCGACCAGGCGCGCGCGCTCGCCGCCCATGCGCGCATCGTATGCGCCGGCGGCCGCCCGACGTGTGTCCTGTGCGGCAACCCGATCGACGCCGAGGGGCACTTCTGCCCCAAGCGCAATGGCCATTAG